A single Camarhynchus parvulus chromosome 5, STF_HiC, whole genome shotgun sequence DNA region contains:
- the AMN gene encoding protein amnionless, which translates to MKCLLSLLGILQLLAATAAVYKQWIPNTNFETASNWDKGRVPCARDVVHFEKDKVVSVFVGSPHALTDMYLPLNGEFLLATGAAFTAFDGSWDPGCDSGGTVRFADAEHRSWFDPTLWRDVLPSGELRPGGPIFSVHEERVPCHHDDVIFQPETSFRVNTDSSQPVIHLRSISVMGQELNTPSSWAGYLGGPSAPLQFHGNGTLQVTGTGCPDKSGCACGNTLDGPRICAALLRAPGRQCPEPACQSPLQPLGHCCGVCGATINLEFTPDFDLQKYQDKLIEELLSQPKYAGVQMAMSKVHRAQTFLDIVSRGAAPLIQIVLIDDRAGAQAGTAAEQLAADIMQDVAQHGEALGISSGKMEVATGSTASGQVGSHPASRITAGTVMGLLFSLLFLGGILFLYRKGKLRLPALRPQHPWERMEDPAPPAPASDKGFDNPVFSVEPPDVDLGEVASKDLQVFYLNPLYDASETET; encoded by the exons ATGAAgtgcctgctctccctgctgggcatcctgcagctcctgg ctgccaccGCTGCCGTGTACAAGCAGTGGATCCCCAACACCAATTTCGAAACCGCCTCCAACTGGGATAAAGGCAGagtcccctgtgccagggatgtgGTTCACTTTGAGAAGGACAAG GTTGTCTCAGTCTTCGTCGGGTCTCCCCACGCGCTGACAGACATG TACCTGCCCCTGAACGGAGAGTTCCTGCTGGCAACTGGTGCAGCCTTCACAGCTTTCGATGGCAGCTGGGATCCAGGCTGTGACTCAG GTGGAACAGTGAGGTTTGCTGACGCTGAGCACCGCTCGTGGTTCGACCCCACGCTGTGGCGGGATGTCCTCCCCAGCGGGGAGCTCAGGCCCGGCGGGCCCATCTTCTCCGTGCACGAGGAGCGCGTCCCGTGCCACCACGATGATGTTATCTTCCAGCCCGAAACCTCCTTCCGGGTAAACACCGACTCATCGCAGCCCGTGATTCACCTCCGCAGCATCTCTGTCATGGGCCAG gagctgaACACCCCATCATCCTGGGCTGGGTATCTGGGGggcccctctgccccactgcagTTTCATGGCAATGGCACTCTCCAGGTGACAGGCACTGGCTGTCCTGATAAgtctggctgtgcctgtgggaaCACCCTG GATGGCCCCCGCATCTGcgcagccctgctcagggcaccAGGgaggcagtgcccagagccagcgtgccagagccctctgcagccccttggCCACTGCTGTGGGGTCTGTG GGGCCACCATTAACCTGGAGTTCACTCCTGATTTTGACCTGCAGAAGTACCAGGACAAATTGATCGAAGAGTTGCTGAGCCAG CCCAAATACGCTGGTGTGCAGATGGCCATGTCCAaggtgcacagagcacagacctTCCTGGACATCGTGTCCCGAGGCGCCGCTCCTCTCATCCAGATCGTGCTGATTGATGACAGAGCCGGAGCGCAGGCGGGCACCGCTGcggagcagctggcagcagacaTCATGCAGGACGTAGCACAGCACG GTGAAGCTCTCGGCATTTCAAGTGGCAAAATGGAAGTGGCtactggcagcactgccagcgGGCAGGTGGGGAGCCACCCAGCGAGCAGGATCACAGCAGGGACAGTCATGGGGCTGCTCTTCAGTCTCCTGTTCCTTGGAGGGATCCTCTTTCTCTACAGAAAGGGAAAGCTGAG GTTGCCTGCCCTGCGCCCGCAGCACCCCTGGGAGAGGATGGAGGACCCGGCACCCCCTGCACCAGCCAGTGACAAAGGCTTTGACAACCCTGTGTTCAGCGTG GAGCCTCCAGATGTTGACCTTGGAGAAGTGGCATCCAAAGATCTCCAGGTCTTCTACCTCAACCCTCTGTACGATGCGAGCGAGACGGAGACCTGA